A section of the Oryzias melastigma strain HK-1 linkage group LG2, ASM292280v2, whole genome shotgun sequence genome encodes:
- the LOC112144141 gene encoding uncharacterized protein LOC112144141 — protein sequence MSSDRNPEVVGCDASIMKNVWEIRVRDFNQKLDLEQKRLSKSALPVINQDWANRMTAKKTGYKRVEKKAKPSEDQTDADVWKSKQPLAPRVTPPRAAGAGVLGRTGVQGRGSSTAAPSYKEKKAQGKTFSKLQLLVSIDQTQPSNLVWGKAWKYNKSLPSADGGSTANLDWGQPWMFVTHQPSSEADKPWSDEPRMVDPQDFHMWRKPDYKNTEPKYLDVSLPIEDWQRSWNLSDKIKRDSSEDKNSPKQGFFTMLIETQHRNEALSSSEWMDSWQSIKAQDQHDHATTQSDNLLRQSDMQENYEEISPEWKESWMLVNHHGDSNFKSPLFENVNSPEWTKSWRIAQTGFRPSDSANADDLYNHGQQKDSHALTTNYRTSRDHYKDLTHLYTEFQGESQWNNSWQVLKNNSKPCEDINKVLKAAKPEENALSAEKNVAKNQMGVCSADKVDPLYDQLKHEVIYQMKREMMKSKLLLLAQLQKTQLSSDWKESWKTLKHRIREERRRLKSDLLKPLIESEKQEAKKPNASEWKSSWKYSCQQLNQQPDLWQEGWSTVPPVRRNMERHPSEFSPEEFPKNGPAKEQIWKESWKFSRSQYRSEAGQSKEKVPKGTQHVSSYNLERSCDHERHPASTSDWQEAWMVSETQYHHDKPSLTQWREAWRCSIFHTQHVAEQGSEDKWVNGIAEIQPLKNLLSSENVKAKMSRSFDEKMFRQRYPEKDWSSSWSARPLLNSQSSFYGSGNGAQQQRDLMDGSRWGHWFRVANPMPHLERPWLDSCSNPIHYSVMWQREKKNLNNTKSNASITAANFHSWANSQCFMQNAQRKGKSKSREPIDPRVIFQKKIRTKKQLYSEFEKQKQSDRKWVGCHLLGKTQPRPKKGRASTKKPEPVTEDKFFEEWVESWRFLVQPESLKKQRSLKPLLGWNESWKLLIPPY from the exons ATGAGCAGCGACAGGAACCCCGAGGTGGTCGGTTGTGATGCCTCCATCATGAAGAACGTCTGGGAGATCAGGGTGCGGGACTTCAATCAGAAATTGGATTTGGAGCAGAAACGACTGAGCAAGAGCGCTTTGCCTGT TATTAACCAGGACTGGGCTAACCGTATGACAGCCAAAAAGACAGGATACAAAAGAGTTGAGAAGAAAGCTAAGCCCTCTGAAGATCAGACAGACGCTGATGTGTGGAAGAGCAAGCAGCCTTTGGCTCCTCGTGTTACTCCTCCTCGGGCTGCAGGCGCAGGTGTGCTTGGGAGAACAGGTGTGCAGGGCAGAGGCTCCTCCACTGCAGCTCCAagttacaaggaaaaaaaggcacaaGGCAAGACTTTCTCAAAGTTACAGTTACTAGTGAGCATCGACCAAACTCAGCCTTCAAATCTGGTCTGGGGGAAAGCATGGAAATACAACAAGTCCTTGCCATCAGCAGATGGTGGTTCCACTGCCAATTTAGACTGGGGCCAGCCCTGGATGTTTGTTACCCATCAACCCAGTTCTGAAGCAGACAAGCCATGGTCAGATGAACCAAGAATGGTTGACCCACAGGACTTCCACATGTGGAGAAAACCCGACTACAAAAATACTGAACCAAAGTATCTAGATGTGAGTCTTCCCATAGAGGACTGGCAGAGATCCTGGAATCTATCAGATAAAATTAAGAGGGATTCTTCCGAGGACAAGAATTCCCCCAAACAAGGATTCTTCACAATGTTGATAGAAACACAACATCGGAATGAAGCATTGTCTTCATCGGAGTGGATGGATTCATGGCAGTCAATCAAAGCTCAAGATCAGCATGATCATGCAACTACTCAAAGTGATAATTTACTGAGACAGTCGGACATGCAAGAAAATTATGAAGAAATAAGTCCAGAATGGAAGGAAAGTTGGATGCTTGTCAACCATCACGGAGACAGTAATTTTAAATCACCTCTATTTGAAAACGTTAACAGTCCAGAGTGGACCAAATCATGGAGAATAGCTCAGACAGGCTTCAGACCATCTGACAGTGCCAATGCTGATGATCTGTATAACCATGGTCAGCAGAAAGACTCCCATGCTCTAACAACTAACTATAGGACTTCCAGAGATCACTACAAAGATCTGACACATCTTTATACTGAATTTCAAGGGGAGAGTCAGTGGAACAACTCTTGGCAAGTGCTAAAAAACAACTCCAAACCATGTGAAGATATTAATAAAGTCCTGAAGGCTGCAAAACCAGAAGAAAATGCTCTttctgctgaaaaaaatgtggcaaagaACCAAATGGGGGTTTGTTCAGCAGATAAAGTCGACCCCCTGTACGATCAACTAAAACACGAAGTGATATATCAGATGAAAAGGGAAATGATGAAGTCCAAACTGCTTCTTCttgctcagctccaaaaaacTCAGCTTTCCTCAGACTGGAAAGAGTCTtggaaaacactaaaacatagAATAagagaagagaggaggagactGAAATCAGATCTTCTGAAACCTCTAATTGAGTCTGAGAAGCAAGAGGCCAAAAAGCCTAATGCCTCTGAGTGGAAATCATCATGGAAGTACTCCTGTCAGCAGCTGAATCAACAGCCTGACCTGTGGCAGGAGGGTTGGTCCACTGTACCACCAGTCCGTAGAAATATGGAGAGGCACCCAAGTGAGTTTTCACCAGAGGAATTCCCAAAGAATGGACCAGCAAAGGAACAGATTTGGAAAGAATCTTGGAAATTTTCCAGAAGTCAGTATCGGTCAGAAGCTGGACAGAGCAAAGAAAAAGTCCCTAAAGGGACGCAACATGTTTCTTCATACAATCTTgagaggtcatgtgaccacgaAAGACATCCAGCTTCCACGTCTGACTGGCAGGAAGCCTGGATGGTGTCAGAAACTCAGTACCACCATGATAAACCATCACTGACACAGTGGAGGGAGGCCTGGAGGTGTTCTATCTTCCATACTCAACACGTGGCTGAACAAGGGTCTGAAGACAAGTGGGTGAATGGAATAGCGGAAATCCAGCCCCTGAAAAACCTGCTGTCCTCAGAGaatgttaaagctaaaatgAGCCGCTCTTTTGATGAGAAGATGTTTAGGCAACGTTACCCTGAGAAAGACTGGAGTTCCTCGTGGAGCGCAAGGCCTCTTCTTAATAGTCAATCAAGTTTTTATGGATCTGGTAATGGTGCTCAGCAGCAACGTGATCTGATGGATGGATCTAGGTGGGGACACTGGTTCAGAGTCGCCAACCCTATGCCACACTTGGAAAGGCCCTGGTTGGACTCCTGTTCTAATCCTATCCACTACTCAGTTATGTggcaaagagaaaagaagaatCTCAATAACACCAAATCCAACGCAAGCATTACTGCTGCCAATTTTCACAGCTGGGCAAACTCTCAGTGTTTCATGCAGAATGCACAGCGCAAGGGGAAGAGTAAGTCTAGAGAGCCCATTGACCCGAGAgtgattttccaaaaaaagatcAGAACAAAGAAGCAATTGTACTCTGAATTTGAAAAGCAGAAACAGTCAGATAGGAAATGGGTAGGGTGCCACTTATTGGGTAAGACCCAGCCTCGTCCCAAGAAGGGACGTGCTTCGACCAAAAAGCCTGAACCAGTAACCGAGGACAAGTTCTTTGAAGAATGGGTAGAATCCTGGAGGTTCCTGGTCCAGCC